One region of Corvus cornix cornix isolate S_Up_H32 chromosome 14, ASM73873v5, whole genome shotgun sequence genomic DNA includes:
- the HS3ST2 gene encoding heparan sulfate glucosamine 3-O-sulfotransferase 2 translates to MARRAPSGWAPAVAPAPSRRLAGRVLVLFTLSLSCSYLCYSLLCCCGSPAVPRARCPPARAAAAKKLLQQSRPCGRPPPAPPAGSAPGPARPGTKRLPRAIVVGVKKGGTRAVLEFIRVHPEVRALGTEPHFFDRNYHRGLEWYRSLMPRTLDSQITVEKTPSYFVTKEAPRRIFNMSRDTKLIVVVRNPVTRAISDYTQTLSKKPDIPTFEGLTFRNRSLGLVDTSWNAIRIGMYAVHLESWLQYFPLSQIHFVSGEKLITDPAGEMGKVQDFLGIKRVITDKHFYFNKTKGFPCLKKSESSGLPRCLGKSKGRTHVQIDPEVIEQLRDFYRPYNIKFYETVGQDFRWE, encoded by the exons ATGGCGCGTAGGGCGCCGAGCGGGTGGGCCCCGGCCGTGGCTCCGGCTCCGTCCCGGCGGCTGGCAGGGAGGGTCCTCGTCCTCTTCACGCTGTCGCTGTCCTGCTCGTACCTCTGCTACagcctcctgtgctgctgcggcagccccgccgtgccccgcgCCCGttgcccgcccgcccgcgccgccgccgccaagAAACTTCTGCAGCAGTCGCGGCCGTGCGggcggccgccccccgccccgccggccggCAGCGCCCCGGGGCCGGCCCGCCCGGGAACCAAGCGCCTGCCGCGGGCCATCGTGGTGGGCGTCAAGAAGGGCGGCACCCGCGCCGTGCTGGAGTTCATCCGGGTGCACCCCGAGGTGCGCGCGCTGGGCACCGAGCCCCACTTCTTCGACAGGAACTACCACCGCGGGCTGGAGTGGTACAG GAGCCTGATGCCACGAACACTTGACAGCCAGATCACAGTGGAAAAGACCCCCAGCTACTTTGTCACCAAAGAGGCACCGCGGCGGATCTTCAACATGTCCCGGGACACGAAGCTGATCGTGGTGGTGCGCAACCCCGTCACCCGCGCCATCTCGGACTACACACAGACCCTCTCCAAGAAGCCGGACATCCCCACCTTCGAGGGGCTGACCTTTCGCAACCgcagcctggggctggtggACACCTCCTGGAACGCCATCCGCATCGGGATGTACGCtgttcacctggagagctgGCTCCAGTACTTCCCTCTCTCACAGATTCACTTTGTCAGTGGGGAGAAGCTGATCACGGACCCAGCAGGGGAGATGGGCAAAGTCCAGGACTTCCTGGGCATCAAACGGGTTATCACAGACAAGCACTTCTACTTCAACAAGACAAAAGGCTTTCCATGCCTGAAGAAGTCAGAGAGCAGCGGCTTGCCTCGCTGCCTTGGCAAGTCCAAGGGCAGGACTCATGTGCAGATAGACCCCGAGGTGATCGAGCAGCTTCGGGACTTTTATAGACCTTATAATATCAAATTCTATGAAACAGTCGGGCAGGACTTCAGGTGGGAATAA